A single Glycine soja cultivar W05 chromosome 14, ASM419377v2, whole genome shotgun sequence DNA region contains:
- the LOC114384373 gene encoding probable 6-phosphogluconolactonase 4, chloroplastic: protein MATSTIFSLSCTPKSTLLSKPKQHTLSPSMSLLSPEVVQKSLYQPLRNNVSPISMKPKRNHVGGLVKASMNNKNVEVFSKEHLAVSLAKYVADLSNKFIKERGYFAIALSAGSIKYLRKLVEPHYSNTIQWSKWHIFWVDEKVVPKTHVDSNYKLAYDGFISKVPIPPYNVNTIDDALPADGAADVYETTLKRLVASNVVAKSLATGFPKFDLVLLDMGPDGHVASLFPEHPTLNETKKWVTFLKNAPTAPPERITFTLPVINASSNIAMVVTGAGKADAVYSALEEAPSDYKLPAQLVSPREGELKWFLDKGAASRLW from the exons ATGGCCACTTCCACAATTTTCTCCCTGTCATGCACTCCCAAAAGCACATTGCTTTCCAAACCAAAGCAACACACACTATCCCCTTCCATGTCATTGCTGTCACCGGAAGTGGTACAAAAAAGCCTCTACCAGCCTCTAAGAAACAATGTATCTCCAATTTCTATGAAGCCTAAGAGAAATCATGTGGGTGGCTTAGTGAAGGCATCAATGAATAACAAGAACGTGGAGGTATTCTCCAAGGAACATCTTGCTGTGTCTCTGGCCAAATATGTTGCTGATCTATCCAATAAATTCATCAAAGAAAGAGGATACTTCGCTATCGCTCTTTCCGCTGGGTCTATCAAGTACCTCAG GAAGCTAGTGGAACCTCACTATTCTAACACTATCCAATGGTCTAAGTGGCATATATTTTGGGTAGATGAGAAAGTGGTGCCAAAGACTCACGTGGATAGCAACTACAAGCTTGCTTACGATGGATTTATCTCCAAG GTGCCAATTCCTCCATACAATGTCAACACAATTGATGATGCCTTGCCAGCTGATGGAGCAGCTGATGTTTATGAGACAACTCTCAAACGCTTGGTTGCAAGTAATGTGGTCGCAAAATCACTAGCCACAGGATTTCCAAAATTTGATCTTGTGTTGTTAGACATGGGTCCTGATGGGCATGTGGCATCTCTGTTCCCAGAGCACCCTACACTGAATGAGACCAAAAAATGGGTTACCTTTCTCAAGAATGCACCCACCGCACCACCAGAGAGGATCACCTTTACCTTGCCAGTGATCAATGCTTCTTCAAACATAGCAATGGTGGTGACTGGTGCTGGTAAAGCAGATGCAGTCTACTCTGCACTGGAGGAAGCTCCTAGTGATTATAAGCTCCCTGCTCAATTGGTTTCACCTAGAGAAGGAGAGTTGAAATGGTTCTTAGACAAGGGAGCTGCATCAAGGTTATGGTAG